DNA sequence from the Vicia villosa cultivar HV-30 ecotype Madison, WI linkage group LG3, Vvil1.0, whole genome shotgun sequence genome:
ttatatatatatatatatatatatatatatatatatatatatatatatatatatatatatatatatatatatatatatatatgcccgTCCCAAAGCAGGTGCAACAAGAGCTGTTGCACCGGACCCCAAAAATTAAAAGGCCTCTCAATGTTACCAAAATAAATAATAGCTTtgtactttaattttttttttgttggaatTAGACATTATAATCTACTTTGCAAATGGTTAAATGTTGTCCCACGTGGACTGCACAAGTTTGAACTATTAAGCTATGAATCTTTTTATTTTGTAGATTATTCTTTCTaaaaaaactattatattttattatttcttatttGAAAACAACTATGTTTTAATAGTAGAATTATAAACATTAATTTAATAGTATATATTAAAATTACTAGTTAAATAAGggaataatattattaaatttttgaaagaatattTCTGTTAAAATAAAAAGtgactatattttatttttttaatgctaatttttttatctatttttttcaattaaaacatactgattattaattataaatgtaaATTGAATCTAAATTGCATATACATTATAAATACActagatattttaatttttttagagttGTATATTATAAAACCAAATTTTGAATTGTGACTAAGCTCTACTTTTTCTGGAAAAATATTTTTCTGGGTTGATGGTACCTTTTATTTAAAAGTATAATTCATTACTCGTTACTCTCATTCTTTTTACACACCTATAAATTGAATGAatcgaaaaaaaaataaaaaataattatttttaaatttttatagccTAATTTTACAGATCAGAACGGGGCCTTCAAATTATTTGGGccggccctatatatatatatatatatatatatatatatatatatatatatatatatatatatatatatatatatatatatatatatatatatatattgttaagttAGTGGGGAACTTTTGGAGCCAAAACTAAAAATAACTTAGTAATTTTATTTATCCAAATCTTATATATAATAGTTGTTAAGTTAGTGGGAAATTTTTTGAACCAAAACTAGAGATAACTTAGTAATTTCATTTATccaaaattttttaattatttttataattaatttttcatttaatgGGAAAAGTTTTGAAGTGAAAGATTTTTTAATGGTTTTATTACCATATATAAAAGGAGATGAGAGGAGAGAAACTAATATACTcaaagaaaaatattataaatgaaGATCTGGTGTATAAACCTATGTTTGTTAAACCAGTATTTTTTATATTCTTGAGATAGTTTTGGTGTTTATTTTGTCATTCTAAAGTGTATGTGATAAGCTAGGTGTAATGATCTCCGTTGTAATTTAGCATTGTAATTATCTTCGTTATATTATTTTGGATAACTTACTTTCTCACCTTTCATCTTCTTTTCTATATCTATGTTTGCTAGATTTATTTTTTACTTATAGTTGTGTTAAGTCAATTTCATTTGTGTATAGTTTGTTTTTGAATAATGTAAACTaattaactattattttttattttatacttaacTTACTTTCTCACCTTTCATCTTCTTTTCTATATCTATGTTTGCTAGATTTATTTTTTACTTATAGTTGTGTTAAGTCAATTTCATTTGTGTATAGTTTGTTTTTGAATAATGTAAACTaattaactattattttttattttatacttaacTTTCAATTATAGCAACACTCATAACAACACTACCTCTCAAAATACATTGGAGAGAATTGTGGAGAACACATATTTAATATACAAAGCAATTTATATGTGAGAAGTTGTTGCTTTAAATcctaatttcatttttttaattgtttcagaGAAATCAAACcattctattttattatttattaactaATTTTCCCCCACTCTTTATATTCTTTGCAgcataaacaaaaatatataaggttaaaataatttttctacccctaatttattatattaattttaaataaattatttactaatttttttaacaatttattaaaaatcactttACCTCACTAACTTCttactttattaattttattaaaaaaaaaattctgattttttaaaattaattaatttcttaCTTTATTAATTTTAAGAAAACAAACTTCTTACCTCATCTTTTTTAACCATCGTTTTCTGTAATTATTAATCAAAACTAACTgtcctttttttctttctctaacCTATATAAAGATAAGTTAATTagctatttcttttattttgtatttatttattattagtttAGTAAAATATTCTTCTAAATcagccaaaaaaatatttttttttagctCAAATAATCTTTTTCTCCTTTCCCCATCTTTTAAAATGAACTATCCAAAATAATTTAGTTTTCTTAATACTGTTTACACTATATAGAGTATCATCATGGACACCTCAAGGCTAAGATAACAAAACTAATAACACAATTTTTCATATCTCTAAAAAAAGtatgacaatttttttatatttaatattttggtaATTTTTAATATTACTTTTTGTTTATTCTTTTTGAATTTGCATATTTTAGTAAGTTTAACACTAATATTTTAGTGTTAATAATAGTCACTTCtcctatcaatttttttttatttccaccCTTACCATCTTTTCCTTTATATTGTTAAAATTTTCCtctgttatatttattttttaagtataaattattattattattattattattattattattattattattattatcaagtcTAAAATTTTGTCATAATATGTATATAATTCAAAAAaagatattatttaaaataaatttaatttcattttaattaatgaatatattatattaaaactatttaaataactaattaattattatatatataatattataactTTATAATAAGATTATTTACtttccgtgcatcgcacgggttaAAATACTAGTTATTATTAATGtaatttctcttcattttttggttattattttttacttttatttattttatttatctattttttattatatttttggtcAACTTCATTGTTGAAAAAGTCGTCTTGAAATaacttataaaaattaattaactaaataaataaataaatattataaattaataactaaactaaattaataaataataattttaattaaataaataataaattaataaaaaaaacacactAACCCACTAATTAAattttctcttcaacttctctctcctatttatttttatttagttaattaaaataaaataatctgatttttttataattattataattaaaaaaattcattaactAAATATTTTAACGAATCAATTTGATTAAAGAAATTGAAACataaatatttattcataaccaCATTTTAGTGTTGtcgttgaaattatttttaaaccaaCTCTAAAGAAAGCGGTTTCCATAGTAAATATGATCTCAAGAAGAAATATCAAGTCCTtatcattttttttgttaatctTTAGAGTTTAGGTTTGGTCCCCTTCTATATATTTGCTCTTTGTTTTTTTGACATttgatttgtttttcttttttgtttttttgttttattacaaATGATTTATTCGAATAACATTATTGAGATAGTGTGTCCGGAGTACACGAATATTTTTAGTGTATTTGATGTGATATATTGAGTTGAATTATCGTGACGAAATGAAAtggacaattttaaaaaatttagagaaaaaaTATAGGATGTAATGAGTCAGCCGTCGTTTATTATTCTATTTCTCTAAAACTAGTTGTAATGTAATATTCATATGACCAAGTACTACATTTATAATTTTAACTTTACTCAAAAGAAATAGACTAGTCCGCGTTTCCCTTTATTATCTGAAACAGACAAGTTTTATTTATATCCATACTATTGCACTTTTCAAGacgtttaatttattattcataaaaagtTAATAATGCAGGATGATTATAAACGTTTCCCTTTATTTTCCTAGATCTATCGGAAACTACATTTTACGACTTCCAAAACATTAGTAGCTTTTTCACTCTATAAAAGGATAGAATGCGGTATTACTAGTTTAAAGTACTCGTACTATAGTAGTACAATCTAACTTCACTAGTAATATGGCGTATTTATCTATTCCATCGACGGAAGTAGAAATGGAAACAATTGCTGGGCCAAATTGGCTTGAGCTTCCAAGAGATGTGACGGCAAACATCCTTCAGAGGCTAGAGACGATTGAATTATTGACTAGTGCATGTCAAGTGTGCCCCTTATGGTGGAATATCTGCAAGGATCCTCACATGTGGCGAACCATTAGCATTACCTATTATCGTTATAAACGCCATCCTGACAATAATGCGGAGATGCTTTGTCGCAATGCAATTAAGCGAAGTTGCGGTCAGCTTGAATCCATTGACATCGAACTTTTTGCAACGAATGATCTTATTGCATATATAGCTGACAGGTAATTTACTTCATACTAGTAATATTTTTGTTGTCTTAAGTCTTGTCATTTTAATAGATCTTCTGCAAATTTTACAGCGCTCCTCACCTCCGACACATGGGGATTGGAATGAGCTGGCTCTTTGATAAAGGATTTATTGAATGTATTAGGAAACTGCCATATCTAGAGAGTCTCGACATTTCATTTGTCATTAAACTGACAAAGGATTCCTTTGAAGCTGTTGGTCGATATTGCCCTCTTTTGAAATCTTTGATATGCAACACGACCCATTATGATAATGGTGTGTTATGTGCTATTGGTAAAACAATGCCCGGACTGCACCatcttaaaatgtttggaaagATGCCCACTGATGTTGAATTGCTTCCCATTATAGATGGATGTCCTCTACTTGAATCTCTCGACTTGTCAGAGTGTTTTTATGAGTCTTTTGAATATAGGGAAAGCTTGGAGAAAATGTGTCGTGAAAATATTAAAGATTTTCGACCTCCATCACAAGTCTCTTGTTATAACTATGATTCTGATTGTGACAGTGAGACTGAGAGTGAATTTTCTAGTTTGTTTAGTTACCAAGAATTTGAAAGTGCAATTTCTAGGATTCGTAGTGAAAATTGGGATGGTGAACTCACTGAACCGTAAATTAATACCATGTGGGGAACCTTGAAAATACCCAAATAGTTTGAAGGAACTTTATTTATGTTATCACAAGCCTGGCTGAATTAATGTTTTACTACATTCCCTTAGAACCTTAGATTCATGCGAGTTTTTCATTCTTCGTTAATCAAATATGCTTGAGTATCTATGACAAGTCTATATATTCCAATTGTtgtcttatattttttttttttttaaataagcaattgattacgaaatcgcactaggggtgcaatccAATCGAACAAATTACAATTTCGGAAAGGAAATAAGCGGTAACTTGTACCACTCGTGAAGATGAAAGTTACTCTACTGCTTCTATTAAATACTAAATAGATTTGCTCTATAATGACTTAATCCAAGCCCAAGTTGAGAATAGTTCACGCTATAAGGAACTTGTAATTGTGAGGTGGCCTGAATTCTCAGAATTTGTAGTATCAACTTGATATCTTTCTTTTCTTATTGTATTTTAACCGGTCAATTTTGTTTATagacaaacataaaaaaaattaatttgtagagaatttggaaatatttgttagtttataaaatattttcatacttACTTATTGACTTAATTTGATAGAAATTTTCTGATCACTAGATCGgtcataaaaaaacaaattttctaaTAGTGATGTTCGACACGGTGGTGCAAGTCTCTAGAGTGCACGTCTCCAAATATATCATTGGTAAATTGATCAATCAATTAAATGCTACTATATATAGTAACACACAAATTAAAacacaaactaaataaaataaagatttaaTAATAAACCGTACATTCAACCAAAAATATATtgtaaaataaatgaatattaatatttcaaatatgtTATTGGTAAATTAATCGATCAATTAAATGCTAATATATATTAACACACAAATTAAAACAcgcactaaataaaataaaggcgATAAACCGTACATTcaaccaaaaacaaaaaatacatcataaaataaaaagaatattaatatctcaaatatgtcattggtaaattaattgatcaattaaatgttactatatatattatataataaaataattaatatttcttttactttattatattaaataaatatttagaatATTAATATTCCAAATATGATTCAACTTGATTTATGTTTTATGTATCAGACAATATTTTGGAAGTGCATCTCCAAAATATTttaagggggtgaattcggaaatgcatctctgaagaCAGCCCCTctccaaaaaaaaaaggtgatttcggaaatgcatatccgaaaacacttttttttttgtgtttttggaaGTGTATTCccaaaatcaactttttttcagaaaaaaaaatgatCTCgtagatgtatttccgaaatataggggcattttGGTATTTTTCACCGTGGGTTTTCAAGAAGGTAGGGGTCtttaaagaaattctaaaaaaaaaaaggtgatttcgaaTGTGCTCATCTGAAGAAACCTTTTTTCTAGAAAAAAAGTGCATTCGCAGATGTACATCCAAAGacacttcttattttaaaaataaggtgaattcggatgtgcacatccgaaTTAACTCCTTTCTTGAAAAAGGACATTTCAGAGATACACATCCGAAATATTGTCTGATGCagaaaacaaataacaaaacaacaaagcttggatttatcataaataatcgaaATCACAAAGATAGCTCAACatgaaattaaagttacatactATTAAACACGGGTAGTTGAGGACGGCACAACATTTTTGATAACATCGGCTCCCGATCTTTAAAGTTTCACATCCAACTTGAGCGGACTCTTCGAAGATTCTCGATCAAAAGTTAaccacataaccgctaaatcttcgtcgttcttgacctCAAATGGGGTGAACTAAACGTCTCCCTCGTCGTCAAGTGAAGGCGAACAGTACTCAAGCTTAACAACCTTCTGATTTTCTGGATATTGCAAGAGAGAGTTAAGCGATGATATCAATTCCGCGAAAGGCGTGTCGCGTGATGATAACACGGAATTATATagtatatttgatttgatttacatAAGTaatgtttgtattttcttttaattatctcattttattttagtattatgccggtatttttaTTGTTTCAGATATTTAGGATATTCGAAGACTAGTTGAGGAAAGGAAAGAAATCGAGAAGAAACCGTTAAAAAAGCCAAAGAAACGGAAGGAAGGTTATATAGCAAGAGGGAGGTGAAgaacaaaagaaataaattgaaaaGACCGAGCCACCTCACAAGGGAGGCGCCCGCCTCCAAGGCTACGAAGGCCCACGTCTTCACCACCCATGGTGAGATGCCCGCCTCAAGGGGACTTGGGTCTCACGTCTCAAGCAATGGGAGATTCCCGTCTCCAAAGACAACAATTCCCTTCGCAGttgttaagtgtcaaaatgtagttattttgtgtttgtaaatagtggcacttatcgatactttttgttaataccgttcgaataataccccgttttgtgtataaatacgtatactttgtgaatagatgtatcttcatatacttttatactttttgatagttttctattcattttgtaggtattgaggcgtatttggagcatgagcaataacgtggcgaagacacggcttcaaacgcgcgattttgagcggcggaatcaattcattcggcgaataaagctcaaaaccaaataataataaatcaccaatttggttgatatgttgtcattgttagatagaccatggaataagctttccaacgcttcaaaccgggcgcaaatcggagttacggttctcaagatatggctaaaataagatttcatttttctgttgagcgggctaagcgggcttgaccgcgctaagcgcggtctgggagcatttttgacacgtttggcagaaagtttggcgcttagcgcgggtttttggcgcttaGCGTGGTCTGGCGGCTTAAGACCAATAAaaaacagcccgcttagcgcggtgggcgctgtaatacggtgaactgactttttatcaatcgaaatgtcgcggttaagcaagagtcgccaccgacttttattttatccaaacaaattcagaaaggctaaaagaaacaaaaaaaaaccttttaaagaaatctaagttcggggggtaatttatgcaaagggaaggtgtaaggcaccctttgcatccatggttttccatgggctcttaattgctttgcttgctcgtttgtttttagaaaaagtagatgaaagaaaaaaagtggactttagctcgtaaatgagcgtagccagttttcgaagaattgtgagaaagaatattaaagatgagcattgcaaggcaattaggggcaattaccttaaactcagatgataggtctctttttagcctttcagaatgaaagggtctatccttgccataagagggcaggaagcctttcgtttggaggttgaagggtcgtcgaagcatccttggccataagactgtcccatgccatagaggggcaggtagtctaaggcaaggatcagaataagccttttcgtaggcatccagaagatacctcagccattttccgtaggcaacatccgagggtcgaggtcataattgtgtatcgaaggcagcatcatttagggtcgcatgaccttttattatcgaggcagcatggctgaggtatcctcaaattcgagggacatagcttattctgcaaaaacacaaaggcaacaggcaacagacaacaggcaacaaggcaacagagaggttaccccaaaagggtgcgtgtgtgcaacaatcacgtggttaattcaatatattatcttgtaaattagtgattctaggttaattacaatcttgcactccctaaattactaaccacacaataatataaagcaataaagggggcgggaaattgtaaccagtggatcccttaatagggtttgacacaagtaataataaacaaagaaacatatcaaggttagggttttagggttaccaaactcgtagcttcggcggtcatcaaaccctgaaaattggaaaggaagaataaacagaaaggagtgagtgcattatcggttcgaaggtaaacacagttaaccctaaaaacaaaagataaagaatttaaataaataactaaaaagcgacttagctttgcatttgatctgatatggttaacagacagtcggaggaagcctcggggtcgACCCTGAAAATATATGGCAAAACAAAGGCAGAAGAAAGTGTGAGTGTATGGCCAGTTCATTGACATTGAAGATAAAaccataattttaaataaaagaggcaaaataacaaatatttaaataagtataGAGTCAGGACTTAGCTTTGGTTCATTGTGGCAGCCTTTGAGGGTGCATGGTAAACCTTCAGCTTTGTGTGCGTTAGATCTGGATGGTaggagattgaggatgaatttgcgaatATTTGCAAGAATAGATGAACAGCTCGGATGTACCTCGTAATAAACAAGAAAGTGTTAGCAACTGATATATGTATAAGGATACATAAATAAAATGACAAGAATATAAACAATAATTGACTAAAAGAAAATTGAAGTTATTACATAAAATTCTAAAAGAACATTaagaaaaattaagagaaaattaaagtatctaattaaatgacttctaaataaatgaaaattagaataaaagaaattaattatactaattaaaaaaaacaatttaagtaAGAAGTATGGAAACATATAGGAATGTCTAAACCATTTACCTAAAACCAtaccatttaattattattatttatttaaaaaaatggcaTTTAAAAATAATGGATAGAAATCCTAATATGAATGAAAAGGAAAACCAACGTACAAAcacgttttaaaaaaaaagatctaagttatttaatttcaaaattGATAGAAACATTAAATAAGCAAAGATTAGAGTCATTAAAAGAAGAAAAGTCCAGTTTGTCTAGTTCTTTCACATCTCACGCCATGTTTTCAAACACAAAAGAAACCTCACCAATTCCCTTCTCTCAATCTTCTTTCTATCTCATAGATTAAACAACCACATAAAGCACAAACACACAAATAATCATATGCGATTACTaccaattaatcaaattaaactaGCCTCCAATGAACTAAAAACAAAAGTGTAACCTGTTGTGGTGGCTGTATGGAATTGACAGTGGCAAATAGCTAGATACAGTGCAGATTCGGTGGAGGAGGATGGTGCGTGATTTGCGCTGGGGGAAGCTCCGACCGGCTGTTGCGGGGATCAGATTCTTCGGCGAGGGCGGAGGGATCTTCGGCTGTTGACAGAGCCATGGATGACCTCTTGAATCTTTTTTAACAGAAACCTGGATGGAACACGGTGAGAGCGGCTGCGCCGGAGATCCGCAATTGCGGGTCGGAGGTGATGATCGCTGGCGGCCAAGGATGTGATCCAGTGATCGAACAGCGGATTTCCGATGGTGACGTCGAGCTTTTGGAGTGGCGAGTTCATCACAGATTTGTGATTGGCCCCAAATTCGTCTTCTTTTAATCCTTTTGTTCTAATTTCTCCTAATATACCTACagcaaaacaaagaaaaaaaactgaATCATGGTAAACACAACAACACAATCGGCGGAAGATAGAGTGGTTCTAATGGCGGCGAGCGGTGGTGATTGGGCACGGTGGAGGGTTCCAGCGTTGGCTTCGATGGAGATCGTCTGGACCGTGAGGAGGCGACATCGTAGTCGGAGTTTGCTGCCgtttagaatcttcttcttttCCTCTTTACCTGCAACAAATAAAATGGTGGATTCTTGTTGTTGCAGAAAGTTCAAGGGTTGAGGGTTTGACTCAAAAGAGACAAAAAACTTCGATCTAAGAAAGAAGTTTTGTATGTATTGTCCGTGAGAGCGAGCCATTGGAATAAGGGTTCGGGATCCACCCCTATATGTGTGAAAAGAGTGAATATTTATAAGAGGGGAGATTAGGTTAAAAAGTTAAAGAATGcataaaatcaaattaatcataattaattaaaataatcaaaaccccaaaattaaaattatttgatttgagatttatgattatatttaatcaattatgtCAATTCTTTCCTAAAACTACAAATACTAACCTAAAATGCAAAAAAgcataaaatcttttcaaatctttttattttatgattgttttttttttgttttatataaaaaatgg
Encoded proteins:
- the LOC131658284 gene encoding putative F-box/LRR-repeat protein 23 — protein: MAYLSIPSTEVEMETIAGPNWLELPRDVTANILQRLETIELLTSACQVCPLWWNICKDPHMWRTISITYYRYKRHPDNNAEMLCRNAIKRSCGQLESIDIELFATNDLIAYIADRKLPYLESLDISFVIKLTKDSFEAVGRYCPLLKSLICNTTHYDNGVLCAIGKTMPGLHHLKMFGKMPTDVELLPIIDGCPLLESLDLSECFYESFEYRESLEKMCRENIKDFRPPSQVSCYNYDSDCDSETESEFSSLFSYQEFESAISRIRSENWDGELTEP